A DNA window from Streptomyces canus contains the following coding sequences:
- a CDS encoding ABC transporter ATP-binding protein → MNTTGENPVPLLAARGLVKAYGRSEALRGASVGLDAGEILAVTGTSGSGKSTLLHCLAGIVRPDAGSVSYGGERLDELPEKRLSELRRTEFGVVFQFGQLIPELTAVDNVALPLLLAGVSRADAHTRAGEWLERFGVRGQAGLRPGEMSGGQAQRTALARALITGPKVVFADEPTGALDSLSTEQVMTALVHTARESGTAVLLITHDAQVAAYADREVRMADGAVVPVGVTA, encoded by the coding sequence ATGAACACAACGGGGGAGAACCCGGTGCCGCTCCTCGCGGCCCGCGGCCTCGTCAAGGCGTACGGCAGGTCCGAGGCCCTGCGGGGCGCCTCGGTCGGGCTGGACGCCGGCGAGATCCTCGCCGTCACCGGCACCAGTGGCAGCGGGAAGTCGACGCTGCTGCACTGTCTGGCCGGGATCGTGCGGCCGGACGCCGGTTCGGTCTCCTACGGCGGTGAGCGCCTCGACGAACTGCCCGAGAAGCGGCTGAGCGAGCTGCGCCGGACGGAGTTCGGCGTGGTCTTCCAGTTCGGGCAGCTCATCCCCGAGCTGACGGCGGTCGACAACGTGGCGCTGCCGCTGCTGCTCGCGGGCGTCTCCCGGGCCGACGCCCACACGCGAGCCGGTGAGTGGCTGGAGCGTTTCGGGGTGCGCGGCCAGGCCGGTCTCCGGCCCGGCGAGATGAGCGGCGGCCAGGCCCAGCGGACCGCGCTGGCCCGCGCCCTGATCACCGGGCCGAAGGTGGTCTTCGCGGACGAGCCGACCGGCGCGCTGGACTCCCTGTCGACCGAGCAGGTCATGACGGCTCTGGTCCACACGGCCCGGGAGTCCGGCACGGCGGTCCTGCTGATCACCCATGACGCCCAGGTGGCGGCGTACGCGGACCGCGAGGTGCGGATGGCCGACGGGGCCGTCGTCCCGGTGGGGGTGACGGCGTGA
- a CDS encoding TetR/AcrR family transcriptional regulator yields MLAAARERFAADGYERASIHAIAKDARIDPSMVMRYYGDGNKEGLFAAAVSVELDLPEPGSPPRHDIGRALVTRFLDLWEENEVLTALLRVGATDQARAERMQGVFREQVMPVALRVCPDPEQAPARAAPTATRLLGLALTRYVLRFPPTVALEREEIVAWLAPTVQRYLTASSP; encoded by the coding sequence ATCCTCGCCGCGGCCCGCGAGCGCTTCGCCGCCGACGGCTACGAGCGGGCCAGCATCCACGCCATCGCCAAGGACGCGCGCATCGATCCGTCCATGGTGATGCGCTATTACGGCGACGGCAACAAGGAGGGCCTGTTCGCGGCGGCCGTCTCCGTCGAACTGGACCTGCCGGAGCCCGGCTCACCGCCCCGGCACGACATCGGCCGCGCACTCGTGACGCGCTTCCTCGACCTGTGGGAGGAGAACGAGGTGCTCACCGCGCTGCTGCGGGTCGGCGCGACCGATCAGGCGCGGGCCGAGCGGATGCAGGGCGTCTTCCGGGAGCAGGTGATGCCGGTCGCCCTGCGGGTGTGTCCGGACCCGGAACAGGCTCCCGCGCGGGCCGCGCCGACCGCCACGCGGTTGCTGGGGCTCGCGCTGACCCGGTACGTCCTGCGGTTTCCGCCGACCGTGGCGCTGGAGCGGGAGGAGATCGTGGCCTGGCTCGCGCCCACGGTGCAGCGGTATCTCACGGCGTCGAGCCCCTGA
- a CDS encoding EamA family transporter → MPTVNRTATVLLTALAPVSWGTTYAVTTEFLPADRPLFTGMMRALPAGLVLLALARVLPRGVWWGKATVLGALNIGAFFPLLFLSAYRLPGGMAAVVGSVGPLIVVGLSAVLLGQRPTARSVLTGLVAAFGVSLVVLKAAGALDVVGVAAAFTSAASMSAGTVLTKRWGRPDGVGPLALTAWQLTAGGLLIAPLALLVEGAPPALDGRAVGGYLYLALANTAVAYWLWFRGIGRLTATQVTFLGPLSPLTAAVVGWAALGQSLTPVQLAGMTLAFGATVAGQLGVRPAAGRSFGPVDSSRREASADLTGPAARQT, encoded by the coding sequence ATGCCGACCGTGAACCGCACCGCCACCGTCCTCCTCACCGCCCTCGCCCCCGTCTCCTGGGGCACCACCTACGCCGTCACCACCGAGTTCCTCCCCGCCGACCGTCCCCTGTTCACCGGAATGATGCGTGCCCTGCCCGCCGGGCTGGTGCTGCTCGCCCTCGCCCGGGTGCTGCCGCGCGGGGTCTGGTGGGGGAAGGCGACCGTGCTCGGGGCGCTGAACATCGGGGCCTTCTTCCCGTTGCTGTTCCTGTCGGCGTACCGGCTGCCGGGCGGGATGGCCGCGGTGGTCGGGTCGGTCGGGCCGTTGATCGTCGTCGGACTGTCGGCGGTGCTGCTGGGGCAGCGGCCCACGGCCAGGAGCGTGCTCACCGGCCTCGTGGCGGCCTTCGGTGTCAGCCTGGTCGTGCTCAAGGCGGCCGGGGCCCTGGACGTCGTCGGTGTGGCGGCGGCGTTCACCTCCGCCGCCTCCATGTCCGCCGGCACCGTGCTGACCAAGCGCTGGGGCCGCCCCGACGGTGTGGGCCCGCTCGCCCTCACCGCCTGGCAGCTCACCGCCGGCGGCCTGCTCATCGCGCCCCTCGCCCTCCTCGTCGAGGGCGCCCCGCCCGCCCTCGACGGCCGTGCGGTCGGCGGCTACCTCTACCTCGCGCTCGCGAACACGGCAGTGGCGTACTGGCTCTGGTTCCGCGGCATCGGCCGTCTCACCGCCACCCAGGTCACCTTCCTCGGCCCGCTGTCCCCGCTGACCGCCGCGGTCGTCGGCTGGGCGGCGCTCGGGCAGAGCCTGACGCCGGTGCAGCTGGCGGGCATGACGCTGGCCTTCGGGGCGACGGTGGCAGGACAGCTGGGGGTGCGGCCCGCTGCCGGCCGGTCGTTCGGGCCCGTTGACAGCAGTCGCCGGGAGGCTTCGGCAGACCTGACGGGTCCGGCGGCGCGGCAGACCTGA
- a CDS encoding sigma-70 family RNA polymerase sigma factor has product MPEDVCPVCGKPLAARVGRTGRGSVYCSAACRQKAYRERRQPAGLTVQGLIDDIGRQAGRLVPQPADALYSTVAELSASVAQLRRVARTARDTTQDSGDSVTPAPVTELAETDFAALTEQYRREIQVHCYRMTGSYDEAEDLVQETFLRAWRARGGFQGRASARTWLYRIATNTCLDLLRRTARRPQRYEPVPGMNHGAGEPPARVTWLQPYPDEELPVAEGELPETSAVSRETLELVLLAAIQHLPARQRAAFILRDALGLTAAETAEALEMSVASVNSALQRARPTLRAHLPRERADWRPVAPTGAQQAVLERYMAAVERLDLDAMAALLAEDVVLTMPPNPFWFTGRDALVDFVRVSLDPASPAFLGHWRSLPTRANGQLAVGNYVRRPGTSVYRAQVLDVLRFDTAGPGDRIVEITSFEPHLFPAFGLPLRL; this is encoded by the coding sequence GTGCCCGAAGACGTCTGTCCGGTGTGCGGGAAGCCGCTCGCCGCTCGCGTCGGACGCACGGGCCGCGGCTCCGTGTACTGCTCCGCCGCCTGTCGGCAGAAGGCCTACCGGGAACGGCGGCAGCCGGCAGGCCTCACCGTGCAGGGACTCATCGACGACATCGGGCGGCAGGCCGGCCGGCTGGTACCGCAGCCCGCCGACGCCCTCTACTCGACCGTCGCCGAACTGTCCGCGTCCGTCGCGCAGTTGAGGCGCGTGGCCCGTACCGCACGCGACACCACCCAGGACTCCGGGGATTCCGTCACACCCGCCCCCGTGACGGAACTCGCCGAAACCGACTTCGCCGCCCTCACCGAGCAGTACCGCCGTGAGATCCAGGTGCACTGTTACCGCATGACGGGGTCGTACGACGAGGCCGAGGACCTCGTGCAGGAGACGTTCCTGCGGGCCTGGCGGGCCCGGGGCGGGTTCCAGGGGCGGGCGAGTGCGCGGACCTGGCTGTACCGGATCGCCACCAACACCTGTCTGGATCTTCTACGGCGCACCGCGCGCCGCCCGCAGCGCTATGAGCCGGTGCCGGGGATGAACCACGGAGCCGGGGAACCACCCGCCCGCGTCACCTGGTTGCAGCCCTATCCCGATGAGGAACTGCCCGTCGCCGAAGGGGAGTTGCCGGAGACGTCCGCCGTGTCCCGGGAGACCCTGGAGCTCGTCCTCCTGGCCGCGATCCAGCATCTGCCCGCCCGGCAGCGGGCCGCCTTCATCCTGCGCGACGCGCTCGGACTGACCGCCGCGGAGACCGCCGAGGCCCTGGAGATGAGCGTGGCCTCGGTCAACAGCGCACTTCAGCGGGCCCGGCCGACCCTGCGCGCGCACCTGCCCCGGGAGCGTGCCGACTGGCGGCCGGTGGCCCCGACCGGAGCGCAACAGGCCGTACTGGAGCGGTACATGGCCGCCGTCGAGCGTCTCGACCTCGACGCGATGGCCGCGCTGCTCGCCGAGGACGTCGTCCTCACCATGCCGCCGAACCCGTTCTGGTTCACCGGCCGGGACGCGCTCGTCGACTTCGTGCGGGTCAGCCTCGACCCCGCCTCACCGGCCTTCCTGGGCCACTGGCGCAGCCTGCCCACCCGCGCCAACGGGCAGCTCGCGGTGGGAAATTACGTCCGCAGGCCCGGGACCAGCGTCTACCGCGCCCAGGTCCTGGACGTCCTGCGCTTCGACACGGCCGGACCGGGCGACCGGATCGTGGAGATCACCTCCTTCGAGCCGCATCTCTTCCCCGCGTTCGGGCTCCCGCTGCGGCTGTGA
- a CDS encoding MarR family winged helix-turn-helix transcriptional regulator: MSAPRKDAVDAIIDQWAAVRPDLDTRAMEVFGRIYRLSRIMGDRADKAYAPYGISRGEFDVLATLRRAGEPYTLSPRRLSSTLMLTTGGMTGRLDKLERAALLRRSPDPHDRRGLQVTLTEKGLTVIDEAVGAGLAAQTAALSNLDDEQADQLADLLRELLEGTQNSSE; encoded by the coding sequence ATGAGTGCACCGCGCAAGGACGCCGTCGACGCGATCATCGACCAGTGGGCGGCCGTGCGGCCCGACCTCGACACCAGGGCCATGGAGGTCTTCGGGCGGATCTACCGCCTCTCCCGCATCATGGGCGACCGCGCGGACAAGGCGTACGCCCCCTACGGCATCTCCCGCGGCGAATTCGACGTACTCGCCACCCTCCGCCGCGCAGGCGAGCCGTACACCCTCTCCCCCCGCCGGCTCTCCTCGACGCTGATGCTCACCACGGGCGGCATGACGGGCCGCCTAGACAAACTGGAACGCGCCGCCCTCCTCCGCCGCTCCCCCGACCCCCACGACCGCCGAGGCCTCCAAGTGACTTTGACGGAGAAGGGGTTGACCGTCATCGACGAGGCGGTGGGAGCGGGACTGGCGGCCCAGACGGCGGCCCTGTCCAACCTCGACGACGAACAGGCTGACCAACTGGCCGACCTGTTGCGGGAGTTGCTCGAAGGGACCCAGAACTCATCGGAGTGA
- a CDS encoding DUF1203 domain-containing protein, translated as MAGAREAGTQGSTAYILGGRLVEAVGDDALRNAFDDPSVALVHVRAVEYGCFLYEVRRPSA; from the coding sequence GTGGCAGGGGCCCGTGAAGCAGGAACCCAAGGGAGCACCGCGTACATCCTGGGCGGCCGGCTGGTCGAGGCCGTCGGCGACGACGCCCTCCGGAACGCGTTCGACGACCCGTCCGTGGCGCTCGTCCACGTCCGGGCCGTCGAGTACGGCTGTTTCCTCTACGAGGTGCGCAGGCCCTCGGCCTAG
- a CDS encoding aspartate-semialdehyde dehydrogenase — protein MRVGIVGATGQVGTVMRGILKERDFPVTELRLFASARSAGSVLDGVTVEDAATADYTGLDIVLFSAGGATSKALAEKVASQGAVVIDNSSAWRKDPEVPLVVSEVNPHAIADRPKGIIANPNCTTMAAMPVLKVLDTEAGLQTLIATTYQAVSGSGLAGVAELHGQVQKVAADADKLTHDGGAVDFPEPQVYKRPIAFNVLPFAGNLVEDGLNETDEEQKLRNESRKILELPELKVSGTCVRVPVFSGHSLQVNARFARPITPERATELLAGAPGVALSDIPTPLQAAGQDASFVGRIRRDETVEHGLALFISNDNLRKGAALNAVQIAELVAAELKG, from the coding sequence GTGAGGGTCGGAATCGTCGGAGCCACCGGACAGGTCGGCACGGTCATGCGCGGGATCCTCAAGGAGCGCGACTTCCCGGTCACGGAGCTGCGCCTGTTCGCCTCCGCGCGCTCGGCGGGGTCGGTCCTCGACGGCGTGACGGTGGAGGACGCGGCGACGGCCGACTACACCGGCCTGGACATCGTGCTGTTCTCGGCGGGCGGCGCGACCTCGAAGGCGCTGGCCGAGAAGGTCGCCTCGCAGGGCGCGGTAGTGATCGACAACTCCTCCGCCTGGCGCAAGGACCCCGAGGTCCCGCTGGTCGTCTCCGAGGTGAACCCGCACGCGATCGCGGACCGCCCCAAGGGGATCATCGCCAACCCGAACTGCACCACCATGGCCGCGATGCCGGTCCTGAAGGTGCTGGACACGGAGGCGGGCCTGCAGACGCTGATCGCCACCACCTACCAGGCGGTGTCCGGCTCGGGCCTCGCGGGCGTGGCGGAGCTGCACGGCCAGGTGCAGAAGGTCGCTGCCGACGCGGACAAGCTCACCCACGACGGCGGGGCGGTCGACTTCCCCGAGCCCCAGGTCTACAAGCGCCCCATCGCCTTCAACGTCCTGCCCTTCGCGGGCAACCTCGTCGAGGACGGCCTGAACGAGACCGACGAGGAGCAGAAGCTCCGCAACGAGTCCCGCAAGATCCTGGAGCTCCCCGAGCTGAAGGTCTCCGGCACCTGCGTGCGCGTCCCGGTCTTCTCCGGCCACTCCCTCCAGGTCAACGCCCGCTTCGCCCGTCCGATCACCCCGGAGCGCGCGACGGAGCTCCTGGCGGGCGCGCCCGGCGTGGCCCTCTCCGACATCCCGACCCCCCTCCAGGCCGCCGGCCAGGACGCCTCCTTCGTCGGCCGTATCCGCCGCGACGAGACGGTCGAGCACGGGCTCGCTCTCTTCATCTCCAACGACAACCTCCGCAAGGGCGCCGCGCTGAACGCGGTCCAGATCGCGGAGCTGGTGGCGGCCGAGCTCAAGGGCTAG
- a CDS encoding SDR family NAD(P)-dependent oxidoreductase yields the protein MLLTDKTAIVYGAGGSIGGAVARAFAEQGARVHLVGRTRQTLEAVAADIKDAEVAVVDALDEAAVEAHAEQVGDIDISINLVTRGDVQGAPLVDMSAEDFLRPVTDGLRANFLTARAAGRRMAARGSGVILALNSGSAHGSPMMGGTGPADGAIDTLVRNLAIELGPSGVRAVGLWVAGVPETFTVEKLAAVNPAIDESAVQGIIDHLAGMRMTRRNPTLAEVAATAVFLASDHAGGITGTFVNATGGMVSV from the coding sequence ATGCTGCTGACCGACAAGACCGCGATCGTCTACGGCGCCGGCGGTTCCATCGGCGGGGCCGTTGCCCGCGCCTTCGCCGAGCAGGGCGCGAGGGTCCACCTCGTCGGCCGGACCCGGCAGACCCTGGAGGCCGTGGCCGCCGACATCAAGGACGCCGAGGTGGCCGTCGTGGACGCGCTGGACGAGGCGGCCGTGGAGGCGCACGCCGAGCAGGTCGGGGACATCGACATCTCCATCAACCTCGTCACGCGCGGCGATGTGCAGGGCGCGCCGCTGGTCGACATGTCCGCCGAGGACTTCCTGCGGCCGGTCACCGACGGCCTGCGCGCCAACTTCCTCACCGCGCGCGCCGCCGGACGCCGGATGGCCGCCCGCGGTTCCGGTGTGATCCTCGCCCTCAACAGCGGTTCCGCGCACGGCAGTCCGATGATGGGCGGCACCGGGCCCGCGGACGGGGCGATCGACACGCTCGTGCGCAACCTGGCGATCGAGCTGGGGCCGAGCGGGGTGCGGGCGGTGGGCCTGTGGGTGGCCGGGGTGCCGGAGACGTTCACCGTCGAGAAGCTCGCCGCGGTCAATCCGGCCATCGACGAGAGCGCCGTCCAGGGCATCATCGACCACCTCGCCGGAATGCGCATGACCCGCCGCAACCCCACCCTCGCCGAGGTCGCCGCCACCGCCGTGTTCCTCGCCTCCGACCACGCGGGCGGCATCACCGGCACGTTCGTCAACGCCACCGGCGGCATGGTCAGCGTCTGA
- the pepN gene encoding aminopeptidase N, with product MPGTNLTRDEARQRATLLSVESYEIDLDLSGAQEGGTYRSVTTVRFDVTENGAESFIDLVAPTVHEVTLNGDTLDPAEVFADSRIALPGLLEGRNILRVVADAAYTNTGEGLHRFVDPVDQQAYLYTQFEVPDARRVFASFEQPDLKATFQFTVKAPPGWTVVSNSPTPEPKDDVWVFEPTPRISSYITALIVGPYHSVHSVYEKDGQSVPLGIYCRPSLAEHLDSDAIFEVTRQGFEWFQEKFDYAYPFKKYDQLFVPEFNAGAMENAGAVTIRDQYVFRSKVTDAAYEMRAETILHELAHMWFGDLVTMEWWNDLWLNESFATYTSIACQAYAPDSRWPHSWTTFANSMKTWAYRQDQLPSTHPIMAEIRDLDDVLVNFDGITYAKGASVLKQLVAYVGMDEFFGGVQAYFKRHAFGNTRLSDLLGALEEKSGRDLGTWSQKWLQTAGINILRPEIETDADGVITSFAIRQEAPALPAGAKGEPTLRPHRIAVGLYELDGDSRKLVPDERVELDVDGELTAVPQLVGKRRPAVVLLNDDDLSYAKVRLDDQSLAFVTEHLGDFESSLPRALCWASAWDMTRDAELATRDYLSLVLSGIGKESDIGVVQSLHRQVKLAIELYADPTAREALLTRWTDATLAHLRSAAAGSDHQLAWARAFAATARTPEQLDLLEGLLGGSQVVEGLAVDTELRWAFVQRLAAVGRYDESEIAGEYERDRTAAGERHAATARASRPTEEAKAEAWAQVVESDKLPNAVQEAVIGGFVQTDQRELLAPYTDKYFEVVKDIWESRSHEIAQQIAVGLYPSLQVSQETLDRTDAWLASAEPNAALRRLVSESRAGVERALKAQAADAQAGQ from the coding sequence GTGCCTGGCACAAACCTGACTCGCGACGAAGCTCGGCAGCGGGCGACGCTGCTCAGCGTCGAGTCCTACGAGATCGATCTCGACCTCTCCGGCGCGCAGGAGGGCGGTACCTACCGGTCCGTGACCACGGTGCGCTTCGACGTCACCGAGAACGGCGCCGAGTCCTTCATCGACCTGGTGGCCCCCACGGTCCACGAGGTGACGCTGAACGGGGACACCCTCGACCCGGCGGAGGTCTTCGCGGACTCCCGTATCGCCCTGCCGGGCCTGCTGGAGGGCCGCAACATCCTGCGGGTCGTCGCCGACGCCGCGTACACGAACACCGGTGAGGGCCTGCACCGCTTCGTCGACCCGGTCGACCAGCAGGCGTACCTGTACACGCAGTTCGAGGTGCCGGACGCCCGCCGCGTCTTCGCCTCCTTCGAGCAGCCGGACCTGAAGGCCACCTTCCAGTTCACCGTGAAGGCGCCGCCCGGCTGGACCGTCGTCTCCAACTCCCCGACGCCGGAGCCGAAGGACGACGTCTGGGTCTTCGAGCCGACCCCGCGGATCTCGTCGTACATCACGGCCCTGATCGTCGGCCCGTACCACTCCGTGCACAGCGTGTACGAGAAGGACGGCCAGTCCGTCCCGCTGGGCATCTACTGCCGCCCCTCGCTCGCCGAACACCTCGACTCGGACGCCATCTTCGAGGTGACCCGGCAGGGCTTCGAGTGGTTCCAGGAGAAGTTCGACTACGCGTACCCGTTCAAGAAGTACGACCAGCTGTTCGTGCCGGAGTTCAACGCGGGCGCAATGGAGAACGCCGGCGCGGTGACCATCCGCGACCAGTACGTCTTCCGGTCCAAGGTGACCGACGCCGCGTACGAGATGCGCGCCGAGACCATCCTCCACGAGCTGGCCCACATGTGGTTCGGTGACCTGGTCACCATGGAGTGGTGGAACGACCTGTGGCTGAACGAGTCGTTCGCCACCTACACCTCCATCGCCTGCCAGGCGTACGCCCCGGACAGCCGGTGGCCGCACTCCTGGACCACCTTCGCCAACTCCATGAAGACGTGGGCGTACCGCCAGGACCAGCTGCCGTCCACGCACCCGATCATGGCCGAGATCCGCGACCTGGACGACGTGCTGGTCAACTTCGACGGCATCACGTACGCCAAGGGCGCGAGCGTCCTCAAGCAGCTCGTCGCCTACGTCGGCATGGACGAGTTCTTCGGCGGCGTGCAGGCGTACTTCAAGCGCCACGCGTTCGGCAACACCCGGCTGTCCGACCTGCTGGGCGCGCTGGAGGAGAAGTCCGGCCGCGACCTGGGCACCTGGTCGCAGAAGTGGCTCCAGACGGCCGGCATCAACATCCTGCGTCCCGAGATCGAGACGGACGCGGACGGTGTCATCACCTCGTTCGCGATCCGTCAGGAGGCCCCGGCCCTGCCCGCGGGCGCGAAGGGCGAGCCGACCCTGCGTCCGCACCGCATCGCGGTCGGCCTGTACGAACTCGACGGCGACAGCCGCAAGCTGGTCCCTGACGAGCGCGTCGAACTGGACGTCGACGGCGAGCTGACGGCCGTACCGCAGCTGGTCGGCAAGCGCCGTCCGGCGGTCGTGCTCCTCAACGACGACGACCTGTCGTACGCCAAGGTCCGCCTCGACGACCAGTCGCTGGCCTTCGTGACCGAGCACCTCGGCGACTTCGAGTCCTCGCTGCCACGCGCGCTGTGCTGGGCGTCGGCGTGGGACATGACGAGGGACGCAGAGCTCGCGACCCGCGACTACCTCTCCCTGGTCCTCTCCGGTATCGGCAAGGAGTCCGACATCGGTGTCGTGCAGTCGCTGCACCGGCAGGTGAAGCTGGCGATCGAGCTGTACGCCGACCCCACCGCCCGTGAGGCCCTGCTGACCCGCTGGACCGACGCCACGCTGGCCCATCTGCGGTCCGCGGCGGCGGGCAGCGACCACCAGCTGGCGTGGGCACGGGCGTTCGCGGCCACGGCCCGTACGCCGGAGCAGCTGGACCTCCTGGAGGGGCTGCTCGGCGGATCGCAGGTCGTCGAGGGTCTGGCCGTCGACACCGAGCTGCGCTGGGCGTTCGTGCAGCGGCTGGCCGCCGTGGGCCGCTACGACGAGTCGGAGATCGCCGGCGAGTACGAGCGGGACAGGACGGCGGCGGGCGAGCGCCACGCGGCGACCGCCCGTGCCTCGCGGCCGACCGAGGAGGCGAAGGCGGAGGCCTGGGCACAGGTCGTCGAGTCCGACAAGCTGCCCAACGCCGTCCAGGAGGCCGTCATCGGAGGCTTCGTCCAGACCGATCAGCGTGAGCTGCTCGCGCCGTACACGGACAAGTACTTCGAGGTGGTCAAGGACATCTGGGAGTCCCGCTCGCACGAGATCGCCCAGCAGATCGCGGTCGGCCTCTACCCGTCGCTCCAGGTCTCCCAGGAGACCCTGGACAGGACGGACGCCTGGCTCGCCTCGGCCGAGCCCAACGCGGCCCTGCGGCGGCTCGTCTCCGAGTCCCGCGCAGGCGTGGAGCGGGCGCTGAAGGCCCAGGCCGCGGACGCGCAGGCCGGGCAGTAG
- the malQ gene encoding 4-alpha-glucanotransferase encodes MTAPPGPELSRLAESYGVATSYQPSPDRTVAASATAVTLALAALGVDAGDPAAALAARERELRERLLPPTVVCWSGSPPAFLADLPEGTRLRIATEQGETRSSADQLPPGVHRLTATAPDGRTADAHLIVAPPRLPAPPGRSYGLLVQLYSLLSHRSWGMGDLGDLAELTSWAGRALGAGFVQVNPLHAAVPGAPTDPSPYRPSSRRFPDPVHLRIEDVPEYTQVADPDRLRALRGRAERLREAVLEKSALIDRDAVWELKREALELVRDVPLGPGRRAAYADYLAEGGEALEDHATWCALAEVHGSDWSRWPAGLRDPRSADTARARGELMDRVDFWSRLAWLTESQLGAAQRVAREAGMPVGVVHDLAVGVHPEGADAWAQQAYFAAGMSVGAPPDAFNARGQDWGLPPWRPDRLAESGYAPYRQLLRALFRYAGALRIDHVMGLFRLWWVPQGRPPTEGTYVRYDAEAMLAVLVLEASRAGAVVIGEDLGTVEPGVREVLRERGVLGTSVLWFERDWEGDGRPLPPDRWRADCLATATTHDLPPTASRLTGEHVELRDGLGLLTRPLDEERAEASADTAEWLELLARLGLLHGTGGGADPSSEEARIQAVHRFLLRTPARMVGVWLPDTVGDRRPQNLPGTWDQYPNWRLPIADGEGRVVTLEDLAASPRLHALVEVLRAP; translated from the coding sequence ATGACGGCGCCCCCCGGTCCGGAGCTGTCCCGCCTCGCCGAGTCGTACGGCGTCGCCACCTCCTACCAGCCTTCCCCGGACCGTACGGTCGCCGCCTCCGCCACCGCCGTCACGCTGGCCCTGGCCGCCCTCGGCGTCGACGCGGGCGACCCGGCCGCCGCGCTCGCGGCCCGTGAGCGTGAACTGCGCGAGCGCCTGCTGCCGCCGACGGTGGTGTGCTGGAGCGGCAGCCCGCCCGCCTTCCTGGCCGACCTGCCCGAGGGCACCCGGCTGCGCATCGCGACCGAACAGGGCGAGACCCGCTCGTCCGCCGACCAACTCCCGCCCGGCGTCCACCGGCTGACCGCCACCGCCCCCGACGGCCGCACCGCCGACGCCCACCTGATCGTGGCCCCGCCCCGGTTGCCGGCGCCGCCCGGGCGGTCCTACGGCCTGCTCGTCCAGCTGTACTCCCTGCTCTCGCACCGCTCCTGGGGCATGGGCGACCTCGGTGACCTCGCCGAACTGACCTCCTGGGCGGGACGCGCCCTCGGCGCCGGCTTCGTCCAGGTCAACCCGCTGCACGCGGCGGTGCCCGGCGCCCCCACCGACCCGTCCCCCTACCGGCCGTCCTCGCGCCGCTTCCCCGACCCGGTGCACCTGCGGATCGAGGACGTCCCCGAGTACACCCAGGTCGCGGACCCCGACCGGCTGCGGGCCCTGCGCGGGCGGGCCGAGCGGCTGCGTGAAGCGGTGCTGGAGAAGAGCGCGTTGATCGACCGGGACGCGGTGTGGGAGCTGAAGCGGGAGGCGCTGGAACTCGTCCGTGACGTCCCCCTCGGACCCGGCCGTCGCGCCGCCTACGCCGACTACCTCGCCGAGGGCGGCGAGGCCCTGGAGGACCACGCGACCTGGTGCGCGCTGGCGGAGGTGCACGGCTCGGACTGGAGCCGCTGGCCGGCCGGCCTCCGCGACCCGCGCTCGGCCGACACGGCCCGTGCCCGCGGCGAGTTGATGGACCGCGTGGACTTCTGGTCACGCCTCGCCTGGCTCACCGAGAGCCAGCTCGGCGCCGCCCAGCGGGTCGCGCGGGAGGCGGGGATGCCGGTGGGTGTCGTCCACGACCTCGCGGTGGGCGTCCATCCCGAGGGCGCGGACGCGTGGGCCCAGCAGGCGTACTTCGCGGCCGGGATGTCCGTAGGAGCGCCGCCGGACGCCTTCAACGCGCGTGGCCAGGACTGGGGGCTGCCGCCGTGGCGTCCGGACCGGCTGGCGGAGTCGGGGTACGCGCCGTACCGGCAGTTGCTGCGGGCCCTGTTCCGCTACGCCGGCGCGCTGCGCATCGACCATGTCATGGGCCTGTTCCGGCTGTGGTGGGTCCCGCAGGGGCGGCCACCGACGGAGGGCACGTACGTCCGCTACGACGCGGAGGCGATGCTCGCCGTGCTCGTCCTGGAGGCGTCGCGGGCCGGGGCGGTGGTGATCGGGGAGGATCTCGGCACGGTCGAACCCGGTGTGCGGGAGGTGCTGCGCGAGCGCGGGGTGCTGGGGACGTCGGTGCTGTGGTTCGAACGGGACTGGGAGGGCGACGGGCGTCCGCTGCCGCCCGACCGGTGGCGGGCGGACTGTCTGGCGACGGCGACCACGCACGACCTGCCGCCGACGGCGTCTCGTCTCACCGGGGAGCACGTCGAACTCCGGGACGGTCTCGGCCTGTTGACCCGCCCGCTGGACGAGGAACGCGCGGAGGCCTCGGCGGACACGGCGGAGTGGCTGGAGCTGCTGGCCCGTCTCGGTCTGCTGCACGGCACGGGGGGCGGCGCCGACCCCTCCTCGGAGGAGGCCCGGATCCAGGCCGTCCACCGGTTCCTGCTGCGCACCCCGGCCCGGATGGTGGGCGTCTGGCTGCCGGACACGGTGGGGGACCGCCGGCCGCAGAACCTGCCGGGGACGTGGGACCAGTACCCGAACTGGCGGTTGCCGATCGCGGACGGGGAGGGGCGGGTGGTGACGCTGGAGGACCTGGCGGCGTCGCCGCGGTTGCACGCGCTGGTGGAGGTGCTGCGGGCGCCGTAG